A segment of the Lycium ferocissimum isolate CSIRO_LF1 chromosome 10, AGI_CSIRO_Lferr_CH_V1, whole genome shotgun sequence genome:
CTTATAAACGAGAGATTTGCAGGAAGTACACGATAAAATGAATGAATAACTAAATGCAGATCAAACACTCGACAAGATTTAAATTTGCACGAACTTGCGACCAACTAAGGGATTAAAGAAAAAGACGTAACGTACccgagaaaatgaatattttctagtttttttttaactcaataTTCTTCGTTAATCTCATATATCGATCAGAAATGGTAATTGTCATCCTTTTAAATTTCAAAGCAGATTAAAATGGTCAGCATAACAGGGGCAGTAGTTCAGTTTTGAACAATAACAATCTTGTGACCTCTGAAATTCaaattagaataaaaaaatgataaagaaCAAACAACAAATCTTTAACAAGATTCCAAGTAGAAAGGTTgttcaaaataattttgcatCATGCCTTTTGCTCACCTGCCTCAAAAATGCATTTGCTACCGGACAGCACGAATATAACACACTGCTGACTACTGCTTGTGCTTATGCCATCTAAATATCGGCCATTGTACAATGAAGGTAACATTGCGCTGGTACACTTTAGTGCATGTTAGAAACAGCTGGTGCTGAAACGACTCTCTTCTTAAACAACCTGTATCCTCCACACTGAATCAACATTGGATAGATTATCCAACCCCAAGCAATAGTTTAAGAGTTCAGATACTCTTCAAAGCCAACTTTTTCTAGTCTTTCCCCCTTGACCAAAACCTCGTCTCTTCTGTCCTCTTGGTATTGGGCCATTCTAGCTTGCAACTTTATGTCGCTGATCCCTAACAATCTTACTGCGACCCCTCGTGGCATCTGAACAATGGACAATAGAGATTCTAATGTGGAAGCCCGTACTGGAACATGACCCAATAACAGGTAGTGGATCGAGTCAATACAGCAACCATTCCAGGTAAGTGGGCGGTACCACCAGCCCCAGCAATTATTACTTGGATACCACGTTCCCGTGCAGATAAAGCATAAGAAACCATCATCTCGGGTGTATGAACTATTTTTACTTCAGCAGGAACAtcaaactcttttaaaatcttGGCAGCATCCTTCATAACAGGAAGATCTGACTCAGATCCCAACACGTGGTGCAACTGCAGGCTGGCCATTAACGCTTTCTTCATTTAGCATCACTCTTAGTTGCGCTTCCACAATTCCCATAGAAGGGCCAACTATTGTGATGTGTCCCGTCTTGCGTTGCCTTCGCATCTCTGGCTTGTCATACCAATGAATAGATGCCCTGGAATTCCCAATCCCCTTCCAATAAGTTGATTAGCCAAAAGAAATCCAGGTTCGCCATATCGGCTTCCCtcaatatgttataaatgactgCAGCAGGAGTTTTCATTGATGGATCACCAAGTGGAAGGCTAACGA
Coding sequences within it:
- the LOC132035481 gene encoding LOW QUALITY PROTEIN: phosphoribosylaminoimidazole carboxylase, chloroplastic-like (The sequence of the model RefSeq protein was modified relative to this genomic sequence to represent the inferred CDS: deleted 2 bases in 2 codons), producing MKKALMASLQLHHVLGSESDLPVMKDAAKILKEFDVPAEVKIVHTPEMMVSYALSARERGIQVIIAGAGGTAHLPGMVAVLTRPLPVIGSVPVRASTLESLLSIVQMPRGVAVRLLGISDIKLQARMAQYQEDRRDEVLVKGERLEKVGFEEYLNS